A genomic window from Anthocerotibacter panamensis C109 includes:
- a CDS encoding DUF6680 family protein: MSFTFDWSVRVTDIIMVVAVLVGPIIAVAITLWTQDRQEKSKAKRDLFLLLMGERQHLVISYQVARALNTIDVVFSGCAPVLQAWHKYYELLSQPPSQLRVHTWLELLTAMASELGYSIRQTDLDKFYLPQGHADDLDFQREVGREWLRVLKATHSLSIERRE, translated from the coding sequence ATGTCATTCACCTTTGATTGGTCGGTTCGCGTTACTGACATCATCATGGTCGTCGCTGTTCTTGTCGGTCCTATTATTGCTGTGGCAATAACTCTGTGGACGCAAGATCGACAGGAAAAGTCAAAAGCAAAAAGAGATCTGTTCCTGTTGCTCATGGGCGAGCGCCAGCACCTTGTGATTTCTTATCAGGTTGCGCGCGCTCTAAATACCATTGACGTAGTGTTTTCTGGTTGCGCGCCAGTGCTTCAGGCGTGGCACAAGTATTACGAGCTTCTTTCGCAGCCTCCCTCTCAACTGAGGGTGCATACATGGTTAGAGCTTCTGACTGCAATGGCATCCGAGCTTGGTTATTCCATTCGGCAAACTGACCTAGATAAGTTCTATCTCCCTCAGGGCCACGCAGACGACCTTGATTTTCAGAGAGAGGTTGGCCGTGAATGGTTGCGTGTCTTAAAAGCGACTCACAGCCTAAGTATCGAGCGGCGAGAGTGA
- a CDS encoding lysozyme inhibitor LprI family protein: MKSLLLAVLCLLAPLPTLAQQNCDRPTDDFDGLYCLNKIYIETDAELNQVYRDLAPRLTPKGRSRLKETQLAWIEDRNSSCSRKIDSGFYVNLSCATSLTRSRLQFLQERVRECKSSGCLPSKL, translated from the coding sequence ATGAAATCACTTCTCCTTGCCGTTCTCTGTCTCCTCGCGCCACTACCGACACTCGCGCAGCAGAACTGCGACAGACCGACAGATGACTTTGATGGTCTTTACTGCCTAAACAAGATCTACATCGAGACTGATGCAGAACTTAATCAGGTCTATAGAGATCTCGCTCCTCGCCTGACGCCTAAGGGCAGGTCACGGCTGAAGGAGACCCAATTGGCATGGATCGAGGACCGAAACTCATCTTGCTCCAGGAAAATCGACTCCGGCTTCTACGTAAACCTCTCTTGCGCCACAAGCTTGACTCGAAGCCGTCTTCAGTTTCTTCAAGAGCGTGTTCGTGAGTGCAAGAGCTCCGGCTGCCTGCCGAGCAAGCTCTAG
- a CDS encoding DUF4209 domain-containing protein: MQRYPENIHVNIEDFRRSDWKSAIDSRAREDYPSMWQSLSAAARAAIESGEIAEGKVLWLLADACSMMLNPRSANEPFKPFMVMNGKRSSVPEDFQQSDVTLFAQIAEEIDDIWLQARLADLVWLLKRPRSPQHALLAIDAYRKIPLDAKTWVRGGRECWERALSLTWMLRAGAGERIKEMEVTIISAFEAAKAEDGFLALWLTDLLATNHLGHDYGVDIARKLESLARSFDAEGDLHSAREFFAASAKWFQQTGDDAKATEITVCVAEGWVKEAVARMSSAQPSHMVAASFYENAIQTYRSIPRSKRAIHRIDERIAELHRRLNEAGERSLDEMGIITSPSMDITELIEKAQNAVRDKTTLDALAAFANIYRGARVAQIREFAEKMLREHPLQALVSATHMSRDGRVIAKRPGMGFGDAHSNEYQATLWAEMVRHYGMELSIVVQGDIWPALEILILEHRLRESDFIAIATRSPIVPTGRERLFGKALFAGCEKDFVVALHLLVPQIEHMVRWHLKATGIKTTTLDKDGIENENGLSTLMDLPEATQILGEDVSFELKALFCDAFGPNLRNELAHGLLDDEACQSTYAIYAWWLGLRLVFNTFWNAKRKASAGKGEDEKP; encoded by the coding sequence ATGCAACGATATCCAGAAAACATTCACGTAAATATTGAAGATTTCCGTCGCTCCGATTGGAAATCAGCAATTGACTCTCGTGCCCGAGAAGACTACCCCAGCATGTGGCAATCCCTTTCTGCTGCTGCTAGAGCCGCTATAGAAAGTGGAGAGATTGCTGAAGGAAAAGTGTTGTGGTTGCTGGCAGACGCATGCTCCATGATGCTCAACCCACGTAGCGCCAACGAGCCATTCAAACCATTCATGGTGATGAATGGTAAACGGTCTTCAGTACCGGAAGACTTCCAGCAGTCTGATGTCACGTTGTTTGCCCAAATTGCTGAGGAGATTGATGATATATGGCTCCAAGCACGCTTGGCTGATCTCGTTTGGCTCTTAAAACGTCCCCGCAGTCCTCAGCATGCACTTTTGGCTATCGACGCTTACCGCAAAATTCCCTTGGATGCAAAAACGTGGGTGCGTGGTGGACGAGAATGTTGGGAGCGTGCTCTTAGCCTGACCTGGATGCTCAGGGCTGGCGCAGGTGAACGGATAAAAGAGATGGAAGTAACGATCATCTCCGCATTCGAGGCTGCCAAGGCTGAAGACGGATTCCTGGCCCTCTGGCTGACTGACCTGTTGGCAACGAACCATCTTGGACACGATTATGGCGTCGATATTGCGAGGAAACTGGAATCGCTGGCGCGGAGCTTTGATGCCGAAGGTGATTTGCACAGCGCCCGAGAATTCTTCGCAGCTTCTGCTAAGTGGTTCCAACAAACAGGAGATGACGCCAAGGCAACAGAAATAACCGTATGTGTCGCTGAGGGTTGGGTCAAGGAGGCTGTTGCCCGGATGTCGTCCGCACAGCCGAGTCATATGGTAGCAGCCAGCTTCTACGAAAATGCCATCCAAACCTACCGCTCCATTCCTCGCAGTAAGCGTGCCATTCATCGAATCGACGAGCGTATAGCCGAACTGCACAGGCGCCTGAACGAGGCAGGAGAGCGATCACTGGACGAGATGGGCATAATCACCTCGCCTTCCATGGACATTACGGAACTCATCGAAAAGGCGCAGAATGCAGTGCGAGACAAGACGACCTTGGATGCTCTCGCGGCGTTCGCCAACATCTATCGGGGCGCACGGGTAGCCCAGATACGAGAGTTCGCGGAGAAAATGCTCCGCGAACATCCATTGCAAGCGCTTGTTTCTGCCACCCATATGTCGAGAGATGGTCGCGTGATTGCCAAGCGTCCGGGCATGGGCTTTGGCGATGCCCATTCTAATGAATATCAGGCGACCCTTTGGGCTGAGATGGTCAGACACTATGGGATGGAATTGAGCATCGTTGTGCAAGGAGACATATGGCCTGCCTTGGAGATCCTGATTCTCGAACATCGGTTACGCGAGAGCGACTTTATTGCCATTGCCACCCGCTCCCCAATCGTTCCCACAGGCCGCGAACGTCTGTTCGGTAAGGCCCTTTTCGCTGGATGTGAAAAGGACTTTGTTGTAGCGCTACATCTTTTGGTTCCGCAGATTGAGCACATGGTGCGCTGGCATCTCAAGGCGACTGGCATCAAGACCACTACCCTCGACAAAGATGGAATTGAGAATGAGAACGGGCTGAGTACGCTCATGGACCTTCCCGAAGCGACGCAGATCTTAGGCGAAGATGTGTCATTCGAGCTCAAGGCCCTTTTCTGCGATGCTTTTGGGCCAAATCTTCGCAATGAACTCGCTCATGGTTTGCTCGACGACGAGGCTTGCCAATCCA